One window of the Anopheles aquasalis chromosome X, idAnoAquaMG_Q_19, whole genome shotgun sequence genome contains the following:
- the LOC126578738 gene encoding mitogen-activated protein kinase kinase kinase 15 isoform X2: protein MKHTHGVSNSKTGGSMSNLSDTPSTIPVVGNAIAHGGAVHQQRPRMDIAVVIDCEHSAFLSHRKAALEEVRQACSQAGANLQLLLFEVLDYGDLKTLEAFYNADVVVVDLSVQTQQSTLCYQLGVRESFEMNENIVIYNDTHNEATLRMKISCGNYQFVSYRLHDSAVLVTSPLKGVSDEPAIGPGTQGQQQQPQPQQPQPQPQASAQPITLLAALRKLFQDVEIQSKAHLREKFLADLRGLRDQHAGNVEELQRMLRNMRKRLDDPHVLSKEIVQTYMLSLRDVQDYDAMVQLVDDLQTIPNKQNYINTGHMHYLYAFALNRRNREGDRERALRTCTKALEKKENHFPDMLCLYGRIYKDMFVESNHTDQESLRNAIIWYRKSFEVQPNEFAGINLATLLVIDGKDFADTELQYITMKLNNLIGKKGSLAQIRDYWNVATFFEISVLAENYAKAIQAAECMFMLRPPKWYLKSTIGNITLIDRARKRTEDAGTGLPIEQQIFQFWMEFFMEATAPEPTSTVRFPILILEPQKVYMPSYVAIHMDAEQKSIDISNICLQHAKGTCLKLHDFNFQANQIKSVSLYKRDERCAYLYVQQNSDDFQMFFPSVQCRQTFYDLILQMTADQGSGFIDLSSAETTADELKYEYETDDHGRRIILGKGTYGTVYAARDLTTQVKIAVKEVPERNTHDVQPLHEEIKLHSQLRHRNIVQYWGSKSEDNFFKIFMEQVPGGSLSALLRSKWGPLKETAIAFYSPQILEGLKYLHDQKIVHRDIKGDNVLVNTYSGVVKISDFGTSKRLAGINPVTETFTGTLQYMAPEVIDQGVRGYGPAADIWSFGCTVVEMATGKPPFIELGCPQAAMFKVGFYKTHPTIPPELSERAKRFILRCFEVNVDLRATAAGLLDDPFLCDMNKKMRPSISSSSASGIIGGVSGAGGAGGGVPSITGASGYEFARSVSMPADRHVTKPHTTSSSSSQQGTAVAGHTPTIGSDSNSTAFYSTAATITSPTAPRPASVRSRNRQLSQLTPIKMPKQSAAGGGGGGGGVGNSIGNLAETPSLEIESAEQTPTTFHLNRRSSSGVLLSPEVELTSSTTSKSPLGAVGEASESDGFYLLKKDSQRRTTLDKVLYHDVNKICEVWLDKIESDRKEKVVITRGHLETLLNALRRYIAEQRKEALEQAIGQLKERLDFDSTAIDHLHLALYSFQDAVNTVLRSHNIKPHWMFALDNLVKSAVQAGIMILSPELGANLAGQTPNDDEDEYENEETGCAGVTGGAGGGTGTGTGTGGGQAPVNRTVTRARPLAVVRDSRRHYARDEHDCVTLRHCDDDEEDDEEEDDEEEEDEDEGDEQEEGYRGGRNVHRAYRNGTTGLVGSASSTTIITTTGVPHRGAKRNAELRAEITRLKECILESQRAYEATFRALLDNGAFTRCLSDQLVALIERGIERDERHHGTKRPFAGNQADEATVDMPDKERNEEDKKKERRNEEPDRALLDSWLQQQGIESTVSRQRILREGFRFRDFLYDLERDDLCRLGLRMGEQLRIWSALKAHRQQQHHRPTATNARDHNCRHNNAIDENNHQPASGTHDPQRYSYREEDEDFH, encoded by the exons ATGAAGC ATACTCATGGAgtgagcaacagcaaaaccggCGGCAGCATGTCTAACTTAAGTGATACACCGAGCACAATACCGGTCGTGGGGAACGCGATAGCCCACGGTGGTGCCGTACACCAACAGCGGCCCCGGATGGACATTGCGGTGGTGATTGACTGTGAGCACAGTGCCTTTCTTAGCCACCGGAAAGCGGCACTGGAGGAGGTGCGCCAGGCGTGTAGCCAAGCCGGTGCCAACCTGCAGCTGCTCCTGTTCGAGGTGCTGGACTACGGTGACCTCAAAACGCTCGAAGCCTTCTACAACGCCGACGTTGTCGTGGTGGATTTAAGCGTGCAAACGCAACAGAGCACCCTTTGCTACCAGCTCGGGGTGCGCGAGAGCTTCGAGATGAACGAAAACATTGTCATCTACAACGATACACACAACGAGGCGACGTTGCGGATGAAAATCTCCTGCGGTAACTACCAGTTCGTGTCGTACCGGTTGCACGACAGTGCCGTGTTGGTGACGAGCCCGCTCAAGGGTGTTAGCGATGAGCCAGCGATCGGGCCGGGCACGCAaggtcaacagcaacagccgcaaccgcaacagccgcaaccgcaaccacaaGCAAGTGCGCAACCGATCACGCTACTGGCCGCACTGCGCAAACTATTCCAGGACGTGGAAATTCAATCGAAGGCCCATTTGCGCGAAAAGTTTCTAGCGGATTTGCGGGGCTTGCGCGATCAGCACGCGGGCAATGTGGAGGAGCTGCAGCGGATGCTGCGCAACATGCGCAAACGGCTCGACGATCCGCACGTCCTCTCGAAGGAGATCGTCCAAACGTACATGCTGTCGTTGCGGGACGTCCAGGATTACGATGCGATGGTGCAGCTGGTCGACGATCTGCAGACAATTCCGAACAAGCAGAACTACATCAACACCGGCCACATGCACTACCTGTACGCGTTTGCGCTGAACCGTCGCAACCGCGAGGGGGACCGGGAGCGGGCACTGCGTACCTGTACGAAAGCgttggagaaaaaggaaaaccactTCCCGGATATGCTGTGTTTGTACGGCCGGATCTACAAGGACATGTTCGTCGAGTCGAACCACACCGACCAGGAGAGCCTGCGGAACGCGATCATCTGGTACCGGAAGTCGTTCGAGGTGCAACCGAACGAGTTCGCCGGCATCAACCTGGCGACGCTGCTCGTGATCGATGGGAAAGATTTCGCCGACACCGAGCTCCAGTACATCACGATGAAGCTGAACAACTTGATCGGGAAGAAAGGTTCACTGGCCCAGATCCGGGACTACTGGAATGTGGCTACATTTTTCGAGATTTCGGTACTGGCGGAAAACTACGCCAAAGCGATCCAGGCAGCGGAGTGTATGTTTATGTTGCGGCCCCCGAAATGGTACCTCAAGTCGACCATCGGTAACATTACGCTGATCGATCGGGCACGCAAGCGCACGGAGGATGCCGGCACGGGCCTTCCGATCGAGCagcaaattttccaattttggaTGGAATTTTTCATGGAAGCAACGGCACCGGAACCAACGAGCACGGTACGGTTTCCGATTCTCATACTGGAACCCCAGAAGGTGTACATGCCGAGCTATGTGGCGATCCACATGGATGCGGAGCAGAAGTCGATCGACATTTCCAACATTTGCCTACAGCACGCCAAGGGTACGTGCCTGAAGCTGCACGATTTCAACTTTCAAgcgaatcaaatcaaatcggtCAGTCTGTACAAGCGGGACGAACGGTGCGCTTACCTGTACGTGCAGCAGAACTCGGACGATTTTCAGATGTTTTTCCCCTCGGTGCAGTGCCGGCAAACGTTTTACGATCTTATCCTGCAGATGACCGCTGACCAGGGGTCGGGCTTTATCGATCTGTCGTCCGCGGAAACAACGGCGGACGAGCTGAAGTACGAGTACGAAACGGATGACCACGGGCGGCGCATCATTCTCGGCAAGGGCACGTACGGGACGGTGTATGCGGCCCGTGATCTAACAACGCAGGTAAAGATCGCCGTGAAGGAAGTGCCCGAACGTAACACGCACGATGTGCAGCCGCTACACGAAGAGATTAAGCTACACTCGCAGCTCCGGCACCGGAACATCGTCCAGTACTGGGGTTCCAAGTCGGAGGATAACTTTTTCAAAATCTTCATGGAGCAGGTCCCGGGCGGTTCGCTGTCGGCGCTGCTCCGCTCCAAGTGGGGCCCACTGAAGGAGACGGCGATCGCGTTCTACTCGCCACAGATCCTTGAAGGGCTGAAGTATCTGCACGATCAGAAGATTGTCCACCGGGACATCAAGGGTGATAATGTGCTGGTGAACACGTACAGCGGTGTGGTGAAGATTTCCGACTTTGGCACCTCGAAACGGCTGGCCGGTATTAACCCGGTGACGGAAACGTTCACCGGTACGCTCCAGTACATGGCACCGGAGGTGATCGATCAGGGTGTGCGGGGGTACGGCCCGGCGGCCGACATCTGGTCGTTCGGGTGCACCGTCGTGGAGATGGCGACCGGTAAACCACCGTTCATCGAGCTCGGTTGCCCGCAGGCGGCCATGTTTAAGGTGGGTTTCTATAAGACGCACCCAACCATCCCGCCGGAGCTGTCCGAGCGTGCCAAGCGCTTCATTCTCCGGTGCTTCGAGGTGAACGTGGATCTGCGGGCGACCGCCGCCGGATTACTGGATGATCCGTTCCTGTGCGA CATGAACAAGAAGATGCGCCCAtcgatcagtagcagcagtgcgaGCGGAATTATCGGTGGTGTATCGGGGGCAGGCGGTGCTGGCGGCGGTGTCCCATCGATTACCGGTGCGTCGGGCTATGAGTTTGCCCGCAGCGTTAGTATGCCGGCCGATCGGCACGTGACGAAACCGCacaccacgtcgtcgtcgtcgtcgcagcagGGCACGGCGGTAGCCGGCCACACACcgacgatcggatcggacagCAA TTCCACGGCATTCTATTCAACGGCAGCGACCATAACCAGTCCGACTGCACCGAGGCCGGCCTCGGTTCGATCTCGGAACAGACAGCTGTCTCAGCTAACACCGATCAAAATGCCCAAAcagagtgctgctggtggtggtggtggtggtggaggtgttgGGAACAGTATCGG CAACCTAGCCGAAACACCGTCGCTGGAGATTGAATCGGCGGAGCAAACTCCTACCACCTTTCACCTGAATCGTCGCAGCTCGTCTGGCGTACTGCTCTCACCGGAG GTGGAGCTAACTTCGTCGACGACCAGCAAGTCACCGCTCGGTGCCGTCGGTgaggcgagcgagagcgacggGTTTTACTTGCTAAAGAAGGACTCGCAACGACGCACGACGCTGGACAAGGTGCTGTACCACGATGTGAACAAGATCTGCGAGGTGTGGCTGGACAAGATCGAGTCGGACCGGAAGGAGAAAGTTGTGATAACGCGCGGTCACCTCGAAACGCTGCTGAACGCGTTGCGCCGGTACATTGCGGAGCAGCGCAAGGAAGCGCTCGAGCAAGCGATCGGCCAGCTGAAGGAGCGGCTCGATTTCGACTCTACCGCCATCGACCATCTGCACCTGGCGCTGTACTCGTTCCAGGATGCGGTCAACACGGTGTTGCGGTCGCACAACATTAAACCGCACTGGATGTTTGCGCTGGACAATCTGGTCAAGAGTGCGGTACAGGCGGGCATTATGATACTGTCGCCGGAGCTCGGTGCAAATCTTGCCGGCCAAACAccgaacgatgacgaggatgagtACGAGAACGAGGAAACGGGTTGCGCGGGCGTTactggtggtgcaggtggtggCACTGGTACTGGTACTGGTACTGGTGGGGGACAGGCGCCAGTGAACCGAACAGTTACCCGGGCCCGCCCGCTAGCGGTAGTGCGGGACTCGCGGCGCCATTATGCACGGGATGAGCACGATTGTGTGACGCTGCGCCActgtgacgatgacgaggaggacgatgaggaggaggatgacgaggaggaggaggacgaggacgaggggGACGAACAGGAGGAAGGATATCGTGGCGGGCGAAATGTTCACCGAGCGTACCGCAACGGGACCACCGGGCTAGTCGGTTCcgccagctccaccaccatcattaccaccaccggggTGCCGCACCGGGGTGCCAAACGAAATGCGGAGCTGCGTGCGGAAATAACAAGACTGAAGGAATGCATTCTAGAATCTCAGCGAGCGTACGAAGCCACGTTCCGGGCGCTGCTCGACAACGGTGCGTTCACGCGCTGCCTTAGCGACCAGCTGGTCGCACTGATCGAGCGGGGGATCGAGCGGGACGAacggcaccacggcaccaaGCGCCCGTTCGCTGGCAACCAAGCGGACGAAGCGACTGTCGACATGCCCGACAAAGAGCGGAACGAGGAGGATAAGAAGAAAGAGCGCCGGAACGAGGAGCCCGATCGAGCCCTGCTCGACagctggctgcagcagcagggcatcgAGAGCACCGTCAGCCGCCAACGGATATTGCGCGAAGGTTTCCGCTTCCGGGATTTCCTGTACGATCTCGAACGGGACGATCTGTGCCGGCTAGGGTTGAG AATGGGAGAACAGCTACGGATCTGGAGTGCGCTAAAGGCgcaccggcaacagcaacaccatcgaCCAACAGCCACCAACGCCCGCGACCACAACTGCCGGCACAACAATGCGATCGACGAAAACAATCACCAGCCGGCCAGCGGCACGCACGACCCGCAACGATACTCATACCGCGAGGAGGATGAAGACTTTCACTAA
- the LOC126578738 gene encoding mitogen-activated protein kinase kinase kinase 15 isoform X4 — translation MEEVDTHGVSNSKTGGSMSNLSDTPSTIPVVGNAIAHGGAVHQQRPRMDIAVVIDCEHSAFLSHRKAALEEVRQACSQAGANLQLLLFEVLDYGDLKTLEAFYNADVVVVDLSVQTQQSTLCYQLGVRESFEMNENIVIYNDTHNEATLRMKISCGNYQFVSYRLHDSAVLVTSPLKGVSDEPAIGPGTQGQQQQPQPQQPQPQPQASAQPITLLAALRKLFQDVEIQSKAHLREKFLADLRGLRDQHAGNVEELQRMLRNMRKRLDDPHVLSKEIVQTYMLSLRDVQDYDAMVQLVDDLQTIPNKQNYINTGHMHYLYAFALNRRNREGDRERALRTCTKALEKKENHFPDMLCLYGRIYKDMFVESNHTDQESLRNAIIWYRKSFEVQPNEFAGINLATLLVIDGKDFADTELQYITMKLNNLIGKKGSLAQIRDYWNVATFFEISVLAENYAKAIQAAECMFMLRPPKWYLKSTIGNITLIDRARKRTEDAGTGLPIEQQIFQFWMEFFMEATAPEPTSTVRFPILILEPQKVYMPSYVAIHMDAEQKSIDISNICLQHAKGTCLKLHDFNFQANQIKSVSLYKRDERCAYLYVQQNSDDFQMFFPSVQCRQTFYDLILQMTADQGSGFIDLSSAETTADELKYEYETDDHGRRIILGKGTYGTVYAARDLTTQVKIAVKEVPERNTHDVQPLHEEIKLHSQLRHRNIVQYWGSKSEDNFFKIFMEQVPGGSLSALLRSKWGPLKETAIAFYSPQILEGLKYLHDQKIVHRDIKGDNVLVNTYSGVVKISDFGTSKRLAGINPVTETFTGTLQYMAPEVIDQGVRGYGPAADIWSFGCTVVEMATGKPPFIELGCPQAAMFKVGFYKTHPTIPPELSERAKRFILRCFEVNVDLRATAAGLLDDPFLCDMNKKMRPSISSSSASGIIGGVSGAGGAGGGVPSITGASGYEFARSVSMPADRHVTKPHTTSSSSSQQGTAVAGHTPTIGSDSNNLAETPSLEIESAEQTPTTFHLNRRSSSGVLLSPEVELTSSTTSKSPLGAVGEASESDGFYLLKKDSQRRTTLDKVLYHDVNKICEVWLDKIESDRKEKVVITRGHLETLLNALRRYIAEQRKEALEQAIGQLKERLDFDSTAIDHLHLALYSFQDAVNTVLRSHNIKPHWMFALDNLVKSAVQAGIMILSPELGANLAGQTPNDDEDEYENEETGCAGVTGGAGGGTGTGTGTGGGQAPVNRTVTRARPLAVVRDSRRHYARDEHDCVTLRHCDDDEEDDEEEDDEEEEDEDEGDEQEEGYRGGRNVHRAYRNGTTGLVGSASSTTIITTTGVPHRGAKRNAELRAEITRLKECILESQRAYEATFRALLDNGAFTRCLSDQLVALIERGIERDERHHGTKRPFAGNQADEATVDMPDKERNEEDKKKERRNEEPDRALLDSWLQQQGIESTVSRQRILREGFRFRDFLYDLERDDLCRLGLRMGEQLRIWSALKAHRQQQHHRPTATNARDHNCRHNNAIDENNHQPASGTHDPQRYSYREEDEDFH, via the exons ATACTCATGGAgtgagcaacagcaaaaccggCGGCAGCATGTCTAACTTAAGTGATACACCGAGCACAATACCGGTCGTGGGGAACGCGATAGCCCACGGTGGTGCCGTACACCAACAGCGGCCCCGGATGGACATTGCGGTGGTGATTGACTGTGAGCACAGTGCCTTTCTTAGCCACCGGAAAGCGGCACTGGAGGAGGTGCGCCAGGCGTGTAGCCAAGCCGGTGCCAACCTGCAGCTGCTCCTGTTCGAGGTGCTGGACTACGGTGACCTCAAAACGCTCGAAGCCTTCTACAACGCCGACGTTGTCGTGGTGGATTTAAGCGTGCAAACGCAACAGAGCACCCTTTGCTACCAGCTCGGGGTGCGCGAGAGCTTCGAGATGAACGAAAACATTGTCATCTACAACGATACACACAACGAGGCGACGTTGCGGATGAAAATCTCCTGCGGTAACTACCAGTTCGTGTCGTACCGGTTGCACGACAGTGCCGTGTTGGTGACGAGCCCGCTCAAGGGTGTTAGCGATGAGCCAGCGATCGGGCCGGGCACGCAaggtcaacagcaacagccgcaaccgcaacagccgcaaccgcaaccacaaGCAAGTGCGCAACCGATCACGCTACTGGCCGCACTGCGCAAACTATTCCAGGACGTGGAAATTCAATCGAAGGCCCATTTGCGCGAAAAGTTTCTAGCGGATTTGCGGGGCTTGCGCGATCAGCACGCGGGCAATGTGGAGGAGCTGCAGCGGATGCTGCGCAACATGCGCAAACGGCTCGACGATCCGCACGTCCTCTCGAAGGAGATCGTCCAAACGTACATGCTGTCGTTGCGGGACGTCCAGGATTACGATGCGATGGTGCAGCTGGTCGACGATCTGCAGACAATTCCGAACAAGCAGAACTACATCAACACCGGCCACATGCACTACCTGTACGCGTTTGCGCTGAACCGTCGCAACCGCGAGGGGGACCGGGAGCGGGCACTGCGTACCTGTACGAAAGCgttggagaaaaaggaaaaccactTCCCGGATATGCTGTGTTTGTACGGCCGGATCTACAAGGACATGTTCGTCGAGTCGAACCACACCGACCAGGAGAGCCTGCGGAACGCGATCATCTGGTACCGGAAGTCGTTCGAGGTGCAACCGAACGAGTTCGCCGGCATCAACCTGGCGACGCTGCTCGTGATCGATGGGAAAGATTTCGCCGACACCGAGCTCCAGTACATCACGATGAAGCTGAACAACTTGATCGGGAAGAAAGGTTCACTGGCCCAGATCCGGGACTACTGGAATGTGGCTACATTTTTCGAGATTTCGGTACTGGCGGAAAACTACGCCAAAGCGATCCAGGCAGCGGAGTGTATGTTTATGTTGCGGCCCCCGAAATGGTACCTCAAGTCGACCATCGGTAACATTACGCTGATCGATCGGGCACGCAAGCGCACGGAGGATGCCGGCACGGGCCTTCCGATCGAGCagcaaattttccaattttggaTGGAATTTTTCATGGAAGCAACGGCACCGGAACCAACGAGCACGGTACGGTTTCCGATTCTCATACTGGAACCCCAGAAGGTGTACATGCCGAGCTATGTGGCGATCCACATGGATGCGGAGCAGAAGTCGATCGACATTTCCAACATTTGCCTACAGCACGCCAAGGGTACGTGCCTGAAGCTGCACGATTTCAACTTTCAAgcgaatcaaatcaaatcggtCAGTCTGTACAAGCGGGACGAACGGTGCGCTTACCTGTACGTGCAGCAGAACTCGGACGATTTTCAGATGTTTTTCCCCTCGGTGCAGTGCCGGCAAACGTTTTACGATCTTATCCTGCAGATGACCGCTGACCAGGGGTCGGGCTTTATCGATCTGTCGTCCGCGGAAACAACGGCGGACGAGCTGAAGTACGAGTACGAAACGGATGACCACGGGCGGCGCATCATTCTCGGCAAGGGCACGTACGGGACGGTGTATGCGGCCCGTGATCTAACAACGCAGGTAAAGATCGCCGTGAAGGAAGTGCCCGAACGTAACACGCACGATGTGCAGCCGCTACACGAAGAGATTAAGCTACACTCGCAGCTCCGGCACCGGAACATCGTCCAGTACTGGGGTTCCAAGTCGGAGGATAACTTTTTCAAAATCTTCATGGAGCAGGTCCCGGGCGGTTCGCTGTCGGCGCTGCTCCGCTCCAAGTGGGGCCCACTGAAGGAGACGGCGATCGCGTTCTACTCGCCACAGATCCTTGAAGGGCTGAAGTATCTGCACGATCAGAAGATTGTCCACCGGGACATCAAGGGTGATAATGTGCTGGTGAACACGTACAGCGGTGTGGTGAAGATTTCCGACTTTGGCACCTCGAAACGGCTGGCCGGTATTAACCCGGTGACGGAAACGTTCACCGGTACGCTCCAGTACATGGCACCGGAGGTGATCGATCAGGGTGTGCGGGGGTACGGCCCGGCGGCCGACATCTGGTCGTTCGGGTGCACCGTCGTGGAGATGGCGACCGGTAAACCACCGTTCATCGAGCTCGGTTGCCCGCAGGCGGCCATGTTTAAGGTGGGTTTCTATAAGACGCACCCAACCATCCCGCCGGAGCTGTCCGAGCGTGCCAAGCGCTTCATTCTCCGGTGCTTCGAGGTGAACGTGGATCTGCGGGCGACCGCCGCCGGATTACTGGATGATCCGTTCCTGTGCGA CATGAACAAGAAGATGCGCCCAtcgatcagtagcagcagtgcgaGCGGAATTATCGGTGGTGTATCGGGGGCAGGCGGTGCTGGCGGCGGTGTCCCATCGATTACCGGTGCGTCGGGCTATGAGTTTGCCCGCAGCGTTAGTATGCCGGCCGATCGGCACGTGACGAAACCGCacaccacgtcgtcgtcgtcgtcgcagcagGGCACGGCGGTAGCCGGCCACACACcgacgatcggatcggacagCAA CAACCTAGCCGAAACACCGTCGCTGGAGATTGAATCGGCGGAGCAAACTCCTACCACCTTTCACCTGAATCGTCGCAGCTCGTCTGGCGTACTGCTCTCACCGGAG GTGGAGCTAACTTCGTCGACGACCAGCAAGTCACCGCTCGGTGCCGTCGGTgaggcgagcgagagcgacggGTTTTACTTGCTAAAGAAGGACTCGCAACGACGCACGACGCTGGACAAGGTGCTGTACCACGATGTGAACAAGATCTGCGAGGTGTGGCTGGACAAGATCGAGTCGGACCGGAAGGAGAAAGTTGTGATAACGCGCGGTCACCTCGAAACGCTGCTGAACGCGTTGCGCCGGTACATTGCGGAGCAGCGCAAGGAAGCGCTCGAGCAAGCGATCGGCCAGCTGAAGGAGCGGCTCGATTTCGACTCTACCGCCATCGACCATCTGCACCTGGCGCTGTACTCGTTCCAGGATGCGGTCAACACGGTGTTGCGGTCGCACAACATTAAACCGCACTGGATGTTTGCGCTGGACAATCTGGTCAAGAGTGCGGTACAGGCGGGCATTATGATACTGTCGCCGGAGCTCGGTGCAAATCTTGCCGGCCAAACAccgaacgatgacgaggatgagtACGAGAACGAGGAAACGGGTTGCGCGGGCGTTactggtggtgcaggtggtggCACTGGTACTGGTACTGGTACTGGTGGGGGACAGGCGCCAGTGAACCGAACAGTTACCCGGGCCCGCCCGCTAGCGGTAGTGCGGGACTCGCGGCGCCATTATGCACGGGATGAGCACGATTGTGTGACGCTGCGCCActgtgacgatgacgaggaggacgatgaggaggaggatgacgaggaggaggaggacgaggacgaggggGACGAACAGGAGGAAGGATATCGTGGCGGGCGAAATGTTCACCGAGCGTACCGCAACGGGACCACCGGGCTAGTCGGTTCcgccagctccaccaccatcattaccaccaccggggTGCCGCACCGGGGTGCCAAACGAAATGCGGAGCTGCGTGCGGAAATAACAAGACTGAAGGAATGCATTCTAGAATCTCAGCGAGCGTACGAAGCCACGTTCCGGGCGCTGCTCGACAACGGTGCGTTCACGCGCTGCCTTAGCGACCAGCTGGTCGCACTGATCGAGCGGGGGATCGAGCGGGACGAacggcaccacggcaccaaGCGCCCGTTCGCTGGCAACCAAGCGGACGAAGCGACTGTCGACATGCCCGACAAAGAGCGGAACGAGGAGGATAAGAAGAAAGAGCGCCGGAACGAGGAGCCCGATCGAGCCCTGCTCGACagctggctgcagcagcagggcatcgAGAGCACCGTCAGCCGCCAACGGATATTGCGCGAAGGTTTCCGCTTCCGGGATTTCCTGTACGATCTCGAACGGGACGATCTGTGCCGGCTAGGGTTGAG AATGGGAGAACAGCTACGGATCTGGAGTGCGCTAAAGGCgcaccggcaacagcaacaccatcgaCCAACAGCCACCAACGCCCGCGACCACAACTGCCGGCACAACAATGCGATCGACGAAAACAATCACCAGCCGGCCAGCGGCACGCACGACCCGCAACGATACTCATACCGCGAGGAGGATGAAGACTTTCACTAA